GCGACGCGCGCGGTCCGGTTCGTCGCGGAACGGACCGATGTCCCCGTGATCGGCGTCGGCGGCGTGTCGGATGCAGCGGGAGCGTACGCGAAGATCCGGGCCGGTGCGTCGCTGGTCCAGTTGTACACCGGACTCATCTACGAAGGACCGACGATCGCTCGTGACATCAACCGAGGACTACTGGAACTGTTAGAACGGGACGGTTTCGACTCGATCGAGGAGGCGGTTGGGGTAGATTTGGAGTAAAGCGAGAGCAAACAGATCATTCCTCGTCCGGCGTCGGCTCCGGTGGAAGCCGCTCCAACCCTGCGGCGTCGTAGTCTCGTTCACTAGTCAGAACACTCTCACCCCTGGTAGCGACGATACCAGCGTGGAGCGCATCGAACGGGGGCAAGTGGTACTCATCGATGAAAGCTGCCCCAGCGAGAACGACATCCTCATGCGCTTTTGGAGCAATCGGAACGAGTTCTAGAAGGTTGGAAATCGCTCGCGGAACGTCGACATCGTATGACGCTGTGGCACGATCGTAAAACAATACAAGAACTTCGGCGTAGGCGAAAATCGATGTGTGAACGTTGTCGTGCTCTTTGAGGGCGCTGAGAGCCGGTTCACGGAGCCAATTCTCGTCATTTACCAACGAGAAGATCCGTTTCGACGTACGCAGCTCAGTCCTCACTATTCCGTGACCGACGATAGGTCTCTTCTTGTATCTCCTGTGTGACGGACGTTCGTGCGTCCGCTTTCAGTTCGTCCACGTCCATCCCTTCGAACGCGTCCCCAACAGCAGCGCGAATCCCTTCCAACGGATCATCGTCAACGGGAAAGAGTGCGACGTGTCTGGGAAGTTCGGC
The sequence above is drawn from the Halocatena salina genome and encodes:
- a CDS encoding AbrB/MazE/SpoVT family DNA-binding domain-containing protein; this translates as MSKSTDERGRLYFPKDVRERFGDRYRIAELPRHVALFPVDDDPLEGIRAAVGDAFEGMDVDELKADARTSVTQEIQEETYRRSRNSED
- a CDS encoding PIN domain-containing protein, giving the protein MRTELRTSKRIFSLVNDENWLREPALSALKEHDNVHTSIFAYAEVLVLFYDRATASYDVDVPRAISNLLELVPIAPKAHEDVVLAGAAFIDEYHLPPFDALHAGIVATRGESVLTSERDYDAAGLERLPPEPTPDEE